One Malus domestica chromosome 11, GDT2T_hap1 genomic region harbors:
- the LOC103448784 gene encoding F-box/FBD/LRR-repeat protein At1g16930-like produces the protein MGSNSETRRLKENSKPRAGGEDRISRLPDAVLCHILSLIPTKYAVRSSILSNRWKNIWASVPNLDFEDRSNRCIAEKKYKCDTVGFSTFVDRVLSLRDSSIDIKKFRLHWVCSSDDFSRIDGWIQTAVQHNVVELDLLVETDSSDDFIFEFPQCIFSCKTLVALKVYSNCISYSPPTSGCFLNLKTLYVGAEYPDSDSVEKIFSCCPVLEDLTIMGLLGQYEVLNYKISAPELNTLRLNLPVDVGDHDQNHSIFISCPKLENLVIRQDILSSYIFVNVKSLVKASFTLFFHNAENLQPNFDNRAITCLAGISNVQCLSLSAHHFLKGHCLPAFDNLRELKLVLHDCYHWDLLTELLKRSPILEYLVVEYEEDKECADDYDEHEYLKHVLYSEHRWSTPESVPICLISHLKTITIRGFKGYPHEKKVAKYLLENGKVLNKMTIHNGLYKELTQKRGSTTCQVELV, from the exons ATGGGTTCGAATTCGGAGACTCGAAGACTAAAAGAGAATTCAAAGCCTCGAGCAGGAGGTGAAGATAGGATTAGTCGATTGCCAGATGCTGTTCTTTGTCACATACTTTCCTTAATTCCAACAAAGTATGCTGTGAGGAGCAGCATTCTGTCCAACAGATGGAAGAACATATGGGCTTCTGTTCCTAATCTGGACTTTGAAGATAGATCAAACCGTTGTATCGcggaaaagaaatataagtgcGACACTGTTGGTTTTTCGACCTTTGTTGATCGTGTGCTTTCCCTTCGTGATTCATCAATAGACATTAAAAAGTTTCGTCTTCATTGGGTCTGCTCTAGTGACGATTTCTCTCGTATTGATGGTTGGATTCAAACTGCCGTCCAGCATAATGTCGTTGAACTTGACCTTCTAGTTGAAACGGATTCTAGTGATGATTTTATATTTGAGTTTCCTCAATGCATTTTCAGTTGTAAAACACTTGTGGCTTTGAAGGTGTATTCAAATTGTATTAGCTACAGTCCTCCTACATCAGGGTGCTTCCTAAATCTCAAGACCCTCTATGTCGGAGCTGAATATCCCGATAGTGACTCGGTGGAAAAGATTTTTTCTTGCTGCCCTGTACTTGAAGATTTAACTATAATGGGACTTCTTGGTCAATATGAGGTTTTGAATTACAAGATCTCTGCGCCTGAATTAAACACATTAAGGTTGAACTTACCTGTAGATGTTGGAGATCATGATCAGAACCACAGTATTTTTATTAGTTGTCCGAAGCTTGAAAACCTTGTTATCAGGCAGGATATTTTGTCGAGTTATATATTTGTGAACGTCAAATCCCTTGTTAAAGCCAGTTTTACTCTCTTTTTCCATAATGCGGAGAATCTACAACCCAATTTCGATAACCGTGCAATTACCTGTCTGGCAGGAATTTCTAATGTTCAGTGTCTTTCTCTATCAGCTCATCATTTTTTGAAG GGTCATTGTCTACCGGCATTTGATAATTTAAGAGAACTGAAGCTGGTTCTTCACGATTGCTATCATTGGGATTTGCTAACAGAGTTGCTCAAGAGATCACCTATTTTGGAATATCTTGTCGTAGAATATGAAGAA GATAAGGAATGTGCTGACGATTATGATGAGCATGAGTACTTAAAACATGTCTTATACTCAGAGCATCGATGGAGTACACCAGAGTCTGTGCCTATTTGTTTAATATCACACCTCAAGACTATCACTATAAGGGGATTCAAGGGATACCCGCATGAGAAGAAAGTGGCAAAGTATCTGTTAGAGAATGGTAAAGTTTTGAATAAGATGACTATTCACAATGGGTTATACAAAGAGTTAACACAGAAAAGGGGTTCTACGACTTGCCAAGTTGAATTGGTCTAA